A single window of Lutzomyia longipalpis isolate SR_M1_2022 chromosome 1, ASM2433408v1 DNA harbors:
- the LOC129787239 gene encoding gamma-interferon-inducible lysosomal thiol reductase-like: protein MHLSGITRIRVLVIIACIVIFWLLIKQFLENRAIEVEEIVIKPSGVPVVVGVYYEALCPDSKHFVIKQLKTTHDIAPQLIDIDFIPYGKATTEVKPDGSLDFNCQHGQIECEANIIHACTIDVIGDPDLRLKMVTCMIRDNIVPKDAFHRCVKENNVEVSDKIQKCYSGPHGAELLKLHGEKTHALRPRMEFVPTVTLDGGQYKQALILKNLLKEVCKIVAGRGPAPDVCVKEGLTA from the exons ATGCATCTATCGGGAATCACGAGGATACGCGTGCTGGTCATAATTGCGTGCATAGTGATATTTTGGTTGCTGATAAAGCAATTTCTAGAAAATCGAGCCATCGAAGTG GAGGAGATTGTGATAAAGCCCTCAGGTGTCCCCGTTGTTGTAGGTGTCTACTACGAAGCTCTCTGCCCAGATTCTaaacattttgtaattaaGCAGCTAAAGACGACACATGATATAGCTCCCCAGCTTATagatattgattttattcccTACGGAAAGGCTACC ACCGAAGTAAAGCCTGATGGTTCACTTGATTTCAATTGTCAACATGGACAGATTGAATGTGAAGCCAATATCATCCATGCATGTACTATCGACGTGATTGGAGATCCAGATCTACGTCTCAAAATGGTGACGTGTATGATTAGAGATAATATCGTGCCCAAGGACGCTTTCCACCGA TGCGTCAAGGAGAACAATGTGGAGGTTTCGGATAAGATTCAGAAGTGCTATAGCGGGCCCCATGGAGCGGAACTTCTCAAATTGCACGGGGAGAAGACACATGCCCTGAGGCCGCGAATGGAATTTGTCCCCACCGTTACCCTTGATGGGGGTCAATACAAGCAAGCTCTCATCCTGAAGAATCTCCTCAAGGAGGTTTGCAAAATCGTTGCAGGACGAGGTCCTGCACCTGATGTTTGTGTAAAGGAGGGCCTAACTGCATGA
- the LOC129787237 gene encoding uncharacterized protein LOC129787237, producing MLEITTHWHLLDGNLQDVINIAYLDGKTTELPEFPTDIVDEARTIVLERAGDEDQCSLNIRCVNDLIVSISFAVSYCKRAEIFTGISSVYRETITGAVYSEINELDVYRYDIRFDKGESLVTIKLIPQDSTIVIFGIFINAVERLKNTMNPPTMMDFSGVENLLKGTGIELSENALKCKDFLQKAMGGAGKMIPGAFPESFPSGSAQTTTQPKEDLKSFLDQRLQQMEEKLTRRIDERLNEMEKRQNEKLTEILKQIQCLQVEK from the exons ATGCTGGAAATCACAACTCACTGGCATCTCCTGGATGGCAATCTGCAAGATGTGATAAATATTGCTTATCTGGACGGGAAGACCACAGA ACTTCCGGAATTCCCAACAGACATCGTGGATGAGGCTCGTACAATTGTCCTGGAACGTGCTGGAGATGAGGATCAGTGTAGTCTCAACATTCGCTGTGTAAATGATCTCATTGTCTCCATCAGCTTTGCTGTTTCGTACTGCAAAAGAGCTGAGATCTTCACGGGGATTTCCTCAGTGTACCGGGAAACAATCACTGGGGCAGTTTACAGTGAGATCAACGAGCTGGATGTTTACAGATATGATATACGGTTCGATAAAGGAGAGTCCTTGGTCACAATTAAA CTCATTCCTCAAGACAGTACCATTGTAATCTTCGGGATCTTCATCAATGCTGTGGAACGCCTGAAGAATACCATGAATCCTCCAACAATGATGGATTTCTCAGGAGTGGAGAACCTACTGAAAGGAACTGGAATAGAACTATCGGAAAATGCCCTGAAATGCAAAGATTTCCTCCAGAAAGCCATGGGAGGCGCTGGAAAAATGATTCCCGGAGCTTTTCCTGAAAGTTTCCCTTCAGGCTCAGCACAGACGACGACACAGCCAAAAGAAGATCTCAAAAGCTTTCTCGACCAGAGATTGCAGCAAATGGAAGAGAAGCTGACCAGGAGGATTGACGAGCGACTAAATGAGATGGAGAAGcgtcaaaatgaaaaactaaCAGAGATTCTCAAACAAATTCAATGCCTTCAGgtggagaaataa
- the LOC129787238 gene encoding histone RNA hairpin-binding protein-like, translating into MQTEDMSLDSASWESLSPGAKERKKALLEKSWVEMFEEEENAMNASLNAERTVEEGEILDDTKEAAATAECPDEDILDIDGESQDLPEEVRDIEIDFIERKNEEKFEKLVKEEKIRTPFKRRLSGESVSEESGESETKRMKEQRVRSSSTSSGSTNNSGSAKTKEFETDPDVLMRRQKQIDFGKNTIGYDNYVNQVPREERKATDPNTPRKNIKYSRRAWDGLIKQWRKQLHAWDPDSGKRKDESTDTKEA; encoded by the coding sequence ATGCAAACAGAGGACATGTCTCTGGATTCAGCCTCGTGGGAATCCCTGTCTCCGGGGGCAAAGGAGCGAAAGAAGGCCCTGCTGGAGAAATCGTGGGTTGAGATGTTTGAGGAGGAGGAGAATGCAATGAATGCATCATTGAATGCAGAACGAACTGTGGAGGAGGGAGAAATTTTGGATGACACAAAAGAAGCTGCTGCCACGGCTGAATGTCCCGATGAGGACATTCTGGACATTGATGGGGAATCACAAGATCTCCCCGAAGAGGTGCGAGATATTGAAATTGACTTCATTGAGCGGAAGAATGAGGAGAAATTCGAGAAACTCGTCAAGGAAGAAAAGATCCGGACGCCGTTCAAGAGGCGTTTATCCGGGGAATCCGTGTCAGAGGAATCTGGGGAGAGTGAAACAAAGCGAATGAAGGAACAGCGTGTTCGTTCATCGAGCACCAGCTCCGGAAGTACAAACAATTCCGGAAGTGCCAAAACGAAGGAATTTGAGACTGATCCGGATGTACTGATGCGACGTCAGAAGCAAATTGACTTCGGGAAGAATACCATTGGGTATGATAACTATGTCAATCAAGTGCCAAGGGAGGAACGCAAAGCCACGGATCCCAATACGCCAAGGAAGAATATCAAGTACAGCCGTCGAGCGTGGGATGGATTGATAAAGCAATGGCGGAAGCAACTACACGCATGGGATCCAGATTCTGGGAAGCGGAAGGATGAGAGTACAGACACCAAGGAAGCCTGA